In uncultured Ilyobacter sp., a genomic segment contains:
- a CDS encoding alpha-ketoacid dehydrogenase subunit beta, producing MAVLNNIEALNQALMQIMEVDDTIMVFGEDSGFEGGVFRATKGLQEKFGKERCFDTPLTEAGIVGSGIGMAVTGLKPVAEIQFQGFVFPAMNQIMIHAARMRNRSRGRFSVPMVIRMPYGGAVRALEHHSESIEALFAHIPGLKVVIPSNPYDTKGLMISAIKDPDPVIFLEPKRLYRAFKQEIPDEIYEVPIGKARVLQEGEDITVVAWGAMIPECQKAITMLKEKNVSVELIDLRTISPIDRESIAQSVKKTGRFLVVHEAVKSFGAGAELISIVNEKAFLSLEAPPSRLTGFDVTVPLAKGEQHFIISPEKIKNKVMELINF from the coding sequence ATGGCAGTTTTAAATAATATAGAGGCGCTAAACCAAGCTCTCATGCAGATAATGGAAGTAGACGACACTATAATGGTCTTCGGAGAGGATTCAGGATTTGAAGGGGGAGTTTTTAGAGCCACTAAAGGACTTCAGGAAAAGTTTGGAAAAGAGCGATGTTTTGATACCCCCCTTACTGAAGCTGGAATAGTGGGGTCTGGGATAGGTATGGCTGTCACAGGTCTAAAGCCAGTTGCTGAGATACAGTTTCAGGGTTTTGTATTCCCTGCAATGAATCAGATTATGATTCACGCTGCTCGGATGAGAAACCGAAGCCGTGGACGGTTCTCTGTACCGATGGTCATAAGAATGCCCTACGGAGGTGCTGTGAGAGCCTTAGAACACCACTCTGAGAGTATAGAGGCACTCTTTGCTCATATACCTGGGCTGAAGGTTGTAATCCCGTCAAATCCCTATGATACAAAGGGGCTGATGATTTCAGCTATAAAAGATCCAGACCCGGTTATATTTCTAGAACCAAAGAGGCTCTACAGAGCTTTTAAACAGGAGATTCCAGATGAGATCTATGAAGTTCCTATTGGAAAGGCGAGGGTTTTGCAAGAGGGAGAAGATATCACAGTGGTGGCGTGGGGAGCTATGATTCCCGAATGTCAGAAGGCTATAACCATGCTGAAGGAAAAAAATGTCAGTGTCGAACTAATAGACCTTCGTACAATCTCTCCCATAGACCGGGAGAGCATCGCCCAGTCTGTGAAAAAAACAGGAAGATTTCTAGTGGTGCATGAAGCTGTAAAATCCTTCGGAGCAGGAGCTGAGCTTATATCCATTGTCAACGAAAAGGCCTTTTTAAGTTTAGAAGCTCCACCTAGCAGACTCACAGGCTTTGATGTCACTGTGCCTCTAGCTAAGGGAGAGCAGCACTTTATAATAAGTCCTGAAAAAATAAAAAATAAGGTAATGGAGCTTATTAACTTCTAA
- the lpdA gene encoding dihydrolipoyl dehydrogenase translates to MDYDIIVIGGGPGGYVAAIKAAQMNAKTAIIEMGNFGGVCLNWGCIPTKTLLKSAKVYQYILNSSKYGIDIDNLSKVNINWEKMLQRKKDVVKKLTSGVEFLLKNNKVDIYRGFGNVIDKNSIEINGKKLTCKNLILSTGSSPNIPDIPGIKDGLNSGFVITSKEALELSEIPKKLVILGGGVIGVEFATLYSSLGTKVTIVQNMDRILEFMDHDVINEMEDILLGLGVEILYNTSVVKVSNNNITIKSKEGEESIEADNLLISIGRYANMKGLENLNLETYRRGVKTNEKQETNIPGVYAIGDLNGVFNLAHVASAEGIIAVENIMGEDKKIDYRKAPNCIYSFPEMAAVGYNEVDARNKFKDIIVSKLPLSANGKALAEGESTGFIKIIAEKEYGEIIGVHIIAPTATDMVSEIVTTMELEGTIYDVSRVIHPHPTISELVMEAAHGAVYKNRNS, encoded by the coding sequence ATGGATTATGATATCATCGTTATCGGAGGAGGTCCAGGTGGCTATGTTGCCGCTATAAAAGCCGCTCAGATGAATGCAAAAACAGCCATTATAGAGATGGGTAATTTCGGAGGTGTCTGCCTTAACTGGGGGTGCATACCCACAAAAACCCTTTTAAAAAGTGCAAAGGTCTATCAGTATATTCTGAACTCTTCAAAGTACGGGATAGATATAGACAATCTCTCTAAGGTAAATATAAACTGGGAGAAGATGCTTCAAAGAAAAAAAGATGTTGTCAAAAAACTTACCTCTGGAGTGGAATTTCTACTGAAGAACAACAAAGTTGATATTTATAGGGGATTCGGAAATGTTATCGATAAAAACAGTATAGAGATCAACGGAAAAAAGCTCACATGCAAAAATCTAATTCTTTCCACAGGGTCTTCCCCAAATATTCCAGACATTCCTGGAATAAAAGATGGCTTGAACAGTGGGTTTGTTATAACTAGCAAAGAGGCGTTAGAACTTTCTGAAATCCCTAAAAAACTAGTTATTCTAGGTGGGGGCGTTATCGGTGTGGAATTTGCCACTTTATATAGTTCTCTTGGAACAAAGGTCACCATAGTACAAAACATGGACCGGATACTGGAATTTATGGACCATGACGTAATAAACGAGATGGAGGATATTCTTCTAGGTTTAGGGGTGGAGATTCTTTACAATACATCTGTTGTCAAAGTAAGCAATAATAATATTACCATAAAGAGTAAAGAGGGTGAGGAGAGTATAGAGGCAGATAATCTTCTTATTTCAATAGGAAGATATGCAAATATGAAAGGATTGGAAAACTTGAACTTGGAAACATACAGGAGAGGAGTCAAGACAAACGAAAAGCAGGAAACCAATATTCCAGGTGTATATGCCATCGGAGACTTAAACGGAGTGTTTAACTTGGCCCATGTGGCTTCTGCTGAGGGGATTATCGCAGTGGAAAACATAATGGGAGAAGATAAAAAAATAGATTATAGAAAGGCTCCCAACTGTATTTACAGTTTTCCAGAAATGGCAGCAGTTGGATACAACGAGGTAGATGCAAGAAATAAATTCAAGGATATCATTGTTTCAAAATTGCCCCTTTCTGCCAATGGAAAGGCTCTGGCAGAAGGGGAAAGTACTGGATTTATAAAAATAATAGCTGAAAAGGAGTATGGGGAGATTATAGGGGTTCATATTATAGCCCCTACAGCCACAGACATGGTTTCAGAGATAGTTACCACAATGGAGTTAGAAGGAACAATCTATGACGTTTCTAGGGTTATACATCCTCATCCCACAATATCCGAGCTTGTCATGGAGGCTGCTCACGGTGCAGTCTATAAAAATAGAAATAGTTAA
- a CDS encoding lipoate--protein ligase — MFNIINESKDPYFNLALEEYALKNIGGDVVIFWKNENTVVVGRNQNTHEEINHEYVNKNNVNVVRRLSGGGAVYHDNGNLNFTFITDGKRENVNNYKKFTEPVVNVLKLLGVEAEFSGRNDIVVDGKKISGNAQYYFGNRMLHHGTLLFDADLSVLGKVLNVKSDKIESKGIKSVRSRVTNIYPYLKENLGIEEFKKILISNILMEGAKNYILSDRENLAVENLAKEKYRDWDWNFGKSPEFMISKRKRYDGGELDIRINVSEGIIDSIKIYGDFLGYRGTEEIEKFLTGKRFNEKELAYCIKDLNIKKYFCDFREEEIIDCIFY, encoded by the coding sequence ATGTTTAATATAATTAATGAGAGTAAGGATCCGTATTTTAATCTTGCCCTTGAAGAATATGCATTGAAAAATATAGGGGGAGATGTTGTAATTTTTTGGAAGAATGAGAATACAGTTGTGGTTGGAAGGAATCAAAATACACACGAGGAAATAAATCATGAATATGTCAATAAAAACAACGTCAATGTGGTGAGAAGGCTTTCTGGAGGAGGGGCTGTATATCATGACAATGGAAACCTTAATTTTACCTTTATAACAGATGGAAAAAGGGAGAATGTAAATAATTATAAAAAATTTACTGAACCAGTTGTAAATGTGCTGAAGCTTTTAGGGGTGGAAGCCGAGTTTTCAGGAAGGAATGATATAGTTGTAGATGGAAAAAAAATATCAGGCAATGCCCAGTATTATTTTGGAAATCGTATGCTGCATCATGGTACGCTTCTTTTTGATGCTGATTTGTCTGTACTTGGAAAAGTTTTGAATGTAAAATCAGATAAGATAGAGTCTAAGGGAATAAAATCTGTCAGAAGCAGAGTTACAAATATCTATCCCTATCTGAAAGAAAATCTAGGGATAGAGGAATTTAAAAAAATATTGATTTCAAATATCTTGATGGAAGGGGCTAAGAATTATATTTTGTCAGATAGAGAGAATTTAGCTGTTGAAAATCTGGCAAAAGAAAAATATAGAGACTGGGACTGGAATTTTGGAAAATCACCAGAATTTATGATATCTAAGAGAAAAAGATATGACGGAGGAGAACTGGATATAAGGATAAATGTTTCTGAAGGGATAATTGATAGTATAAAGATTTATGGGGATTTTTTGGGGTATAGGGGGACAGAGGAGATTGAGAAATTTTTAACAGGGAAACGCTTTAATGAAAAAGAATTAGCCTACTGCATTAAAGACCTGAATATTAAAAAATACTTCTGTGATTTTAGAGAAGAGGAGATAATAGACTGTATATTTTATTAA
- a CDS encoding dihydrolipoamide acetyltransferase family protein, producing the protein MYHFKFADIGEGIHEGKLLEWMVSEGDSVKSGDSLFLVETDKVNAEIPSPVKGVVAKLMAQVGDVIKVGDIIVDIEEEGSIQQGEPQKKELGEETAKPLEKDIKPKVSEETKPEVLVTVEKESPEEPKKEAVEKKKTEEKGAGVVGEITVSNDLIPSFSEGKSDKPLNKKKVLATPVARKMAKDMGIDITLIKGSGTMGRVMKEDIKNFNSSETIEKEKIQEISAVTPTRSDSIEEVELSSIRKTISKAMTLSKQLIPHTVLMDEFDVTSLVEFRKESKEEAFLQGVKLTYMPFIIKAVTIALKEFPIFNCVYDHENEKLLLKKFYNIGVATDTPEGLMVPVIKNTDQMGILETAKEMNRLIEASKNKKLTLDDIKEGTFSITNYGAIGSLFGTPIIKHPQVAILGIGRINKKSVVSEKGNIEVRDIMPISMAVDHRIIDGADAGRFAERLKQLLSNPKLLLMS; encoded by the coding sequence ATGTACCATTTTAAATTTGCAGATATAGGAGAAGGAATCCACGAGGGAAAACTCCTTGAATGGATGGTCAGCGAAGGAGATTCTGTAAAAAGCGGGGACTCTCTTTTTCTTGTGGAAACTGACAAGGTTAATGCTGAGATTCCATCTCCTGTAAAAGGTGTTGTCGCCAAACTTATGGCTCAGGTGGGGGATGTTATAAAGGTGGGAGATATTATTGTAGATATAGAGGAAGAGGGATCTATTCAACAAGGCGAACCCCAGAAAAAAGAGCTCGGTGAAGAAACGGCTAAACCTCTTGAAAAAGATATAAAACCAAAAGTTTCAGAGGAAACAAAACCAGAAGTTTTGGTCACAGTAGAGAAAGAAAGTCCTGAAGAACCTAAGAAAGAAGCTGTTGAAAAAAAGAAAACAGAGGAAAAAGGTGCAGGTGTCGTAGGAGAGATAACAGTCTCTAATGACCTTATTCCTAGCTTCAGCGAAGGAAAATCAGATAAGCCATTGAACAAAAAGAAAGTATTGGCTACCCCTGTAGCCAGAAAGATGGCAAAAGATATGGGTATAGACATAACTTTAATAAAGGGAAGCGGTACAATGGGAAGAGTTATGAAGGAAGATATCAAAAATTTCAACTCTTCAGAGACTATTGAGAAAGAAAAAATTCAAGAAATTTCCGCTGTAACTCCTACTCGTTCAGATTCTATTGAAGAGGTGGAACTTTCAAGTATAAGAAAAACTATATCAAAAGCTATGACTCTCTCAAAACAACTTATTCCACACACTGTACTCATGGATGAATTTGATGTTACCTCCCTTGTAGAGTTCAGAAAAGAATCTAAAGAGGAAGCTTTTCTCCAAGGTGTGAAGCTCACATACATGCCATTTATTATAAAGGCTGTCACCATAGCCCTAAAAGAGTTTCCTATCTTCAACTGTGTATATGATCATGAAAATGAAAAACTTTTACTCAAGAAATTCTACAATATAGGGGTGGCTACAGATACCCCTGAGGGGCTCATGGTCCCTGTGATCAAAAATACAGACCAGATGGGTATACTTGAGACTGCAAAGGAAATGAACAGGCTTATAGAGGCATCTAAAAATAAAAAACTTACCCTTGATGACATAAAGGAGGGAACATTTTCCATTACAAATTACGGGGCTATCGGTTCATTATTCGGCACTCCTATAATAAAACATCCTCAGGTTGCCATTCTTGGGATAGGTAGGATTAATAAAAAATCCGTTGTTTCTGAAAAGGGGAATATTGAAGTTAGAGATATAATGCCTATATCTATGGCTGTTGACCACAGAATAATAGACGGAGCAGATGCAGGTCGTTTTGCAGAAAGACTTAAGCAACTTCTTTCTAACCCAAAACTTCTTCTCATGAGTTAG
- a CDS encoding NUDIX hydrolase, producing MKISDLRFLRIKVEKHPTTDIDLEYIQKPNAIAVFILNEKMDKTLLVKQYRPGVKGDLYEIPAGIIEDGETAESTLKREIREETGYTENDFELLYVPKKPLILSPGYTTESLYMYIAKIHDDGKEPLELDLDEGEHLTCHWFNIDEVEDITTDMKTIFAKQLYENLKYKNKIGSF from the coding sequence ATGAAAATAAGCGATTTAAGATTTTTAAGGATAAAAGTAGAAAAACATCCAACAACAGATATAGACCTAGAATATATTCAAAAACCAAATGCTATTGCAGTCTTTATTCTAAATGAAAAGATGGATAAAACTCTTTTGGTAAAGCAGTATAGACCAGGAGTAAAGGGAGACCTCTATGAGATACCAGCAGGAATTATAGAGGATGGAGAAACAGCAGAAAGTACCCTTAAGAGGGAGATAAGAGAAGAGACGGGGTATACAGAAAATGATTTTGAGTTGCTCTATGTTCCCAAAAAGCCTCTGATTCTTTCACCAGGATATACTACAGAGTCTCTTTATATGTATATAGCAAAAATACATGACGATGGAAAAGAACCTCTAGAACTAGACTTAGATGAGGGGGAACACCTAACGTGTCATTGGTTTAATATCGATGAAGTGGAAGATATAACAACTGATATGAAAACAATTTTTGCAAAGCAACTTTATGAAAATCTAAAATATAAGAATAAAATAGGCAGCTTTTAA
- the pdhA gene encoding pyruvate dehydrogenase (acetyl-transferring) E1 component subunit alpha translates to MLTEIYDPLKGKMFQVMDQTGKIVNQDHMPEISDELILKMYRTMMLSRTQDEKSLQYQRQGRMLTFAPSMGQEGVQVASAAAIEKNDWVASAFRENATWLWLGQPMENLFLYWIGSEEGSRIPEDVNLLPIAVPIGTQCNHAVGIGMSIKYRKQNSVVLAYIGDGGTSEGEFYEAINYAGAMNTPNIFIIQNNQFAISTPRALQTKAKTLAQKGVAAGIPCIQVDGNDIFAVYAAVKEAVDRGRNGEGPTLIEAVTYRIGPHTTADDPTIYRTDEYHQEMLKTDPLIRTKNYMVEKGIWDEEKEASLKEELENLVEETFKKIEQTPETPLEEIFKYTYAEMTENLKEQYEEYKEFLQRGDK, encoded by the coding sequence ATGTTGACTGAAATATACGACCCGCTAAAGGGTAAAATGTTCCAGGTCATGGACCAGACAGGGAAAATTGTAAACCAGGATCATATGCCTGAAATTTCTGACGAACTTATCTTGAAAATGTACCGAACGATGATGCTCTCGAGGACACAGGATGAAAAATCACTTCAGTATCAGAGACAGGGAAGAATGCTCACATTTGCACCGTCTATGGGACAAGAGGGAGTTCAGGTGGCAAGTGCCGCAGCAATAGAAAAAAACGACTGGGTAGCTTCTGCCTTTCGTGAAAATGCCACTTGGTTATGGCTAGGCCAGCCTATGGAAAACCTTTTTTTATACTGGATCGGAAGTGAAGAGGGAAGTAGAATTCCAGAAGATGTCAACTTACTGCCTATAGCTGTTCCCATCGGAACCCAGTGCAACCACGCAGTGGGAATAGGAATGTCAATAAAATACCGAAAACAAAATTCTGTCGTTTTGGCCTATATCGGAGACGGAGGTACTTCAGAGGGGGAGTTTTATGAGGCTATCAACTATGCCGGTGCCATGAATACCCCAAATATCTTTATTATACAGAACAACCAGTTTGCCATTAGCACCCCGAGAGCCCTTCAGACAAAGGCAAAAACCCTTGCACAGAAGGGAGTTGCAGCAGGAATCCCGTGCATACAGGTAGACGGAAATGATATATTTGCTGTTTATGCCGCAGTAAAAGAGGCTGTGGACAGGGGAAGAAATGGAGAAGGACCCACACTTATAGAGGCTGTCACATACCGAATAGGTCCCCACACCACTGCAGATGATCCTACCATATACAGGACAGACGAGTACCATCAGGAGATGCTAAAAACCGATCCCCTTATAAGAACAAAAAACTACATGGTGGAAAAGGGAATCTGGGACGAGGAAAAGGAAGCTTCTCTCAAGGAGGAACTTGAAAATTTAGTAGAGGAGACCTTTAAAAAAATAGAACAGACTCCCGAAACACCTTTAGAGGAGATATTCAAGTACACCTATGCCGAGATGACGGAAAATCTAAAAGAGCAGTATGAAGAATACAAAGAGTTTCTCCAAAGGGGGGATAAATAA
- a CDS encoding GIY-YIG nuclease family protein, producing the protein MGKKVPYHVYILRCQDNSLYTGIARDWHKRYTEHLEGRGAKYTRSRKAESIEGVWEVLGRSEACKVEYFIKSFPKNKKELFLLEDEMLVKEVFERLQVEIKKEKIILSKI; encoded by the coding sequence TTGGGAAAAAAAGTTCCGTATCACGTATATATTCTAAGATGCCAGGACAACTCTCTCTATACAGGTATAGCCAGAGATTGGCATAAACGTTATACAGAACACTTAGAGGGACGTGGGGCTAAATATACAAGGAGTCGCAAGGCAGAGAGTATAGAGGGTGTCTGGGAGGTTTTGGGTAGGTCTGAGGCCTGCAAAGTGGAATACTTTATAAAGTCTTTTCCTAAGAATAAGAAGGAATTATTCTTGTTAGAAGACGAGATGCTGGTCAAAGAAGTTTTTGAAAGGCTTCAGGTAGAGATAAAGAAAGAAAAAATAATTTTGAGTAAAATTTAA